The following proteins come from a genomic window of Amphiura filiformis chromosome 16, Afil_fr2py, whole genome shotgun sequence:
- the LOC140172414 gene encoding uncharacterized protein: MTVENVSLRSEAGTPCREHLEDAENSANQAHSSTEEDMNQGTQITLGHEKISINSTLLSGEGHHSPTDSLLTTSITDKEKPTVSVVRGYDIDCSQNRRDSKVASGQSQYICVHCKQSFSDSDSLIHHNTKMHTQVKLGSSTTSTISKKIVYRGRYKCDECGEHYCQTYNELMIHKRKHGYNMPFKCQLCKNGFKNESSLKSHDCLPRIHGNEGTSKDPPLYVCSHCGNSYIDQSSLMKHKRRIHGITPPCKCQLCGKEFKNESLLNSHNCLPNIHSNEGNSTDPPLYVCSHCRNSYICQSSLVKHKRQIHGITPPCKCQLCGKEFKNESLLNGHNCLPRIHGNEGNSTDPSLYVNCSHCGNSYICQSSLVKHKRRIHGITTPCKCQLCGKEFKNESLLNSHNCLPRIHGNEGNSTDPSLYVNCSHCGNSYICQSSLVKHKRQIHGITPPCKCQLYGKEFKNESLLNGHNCLPRIHGNEGNSTDPSLYVNCSHCGNSYICQSSLVKHKRQTHGITPPCKCQLCGKEFKNESLLNSHNCLPNIHSNEGNSTDPSLYVNCSHCRNSYICQSSLVKHKRQTHGITTPCKCQLCGKEFKHKSSLRRHNCNKDLSAKLYACSHCGKQYKCKKWLESHNCSKLHVCSHCGNSYKKQSTLSIHEHRKHTTMLQERFPCTQCDKFYEWKSVLRTHMVAAHSVNGQLRPYLCSVCGKQFKHLTGFKQHEISAHSVIKPYQCPTCLKYFGSKVILRRHIAGKHRGEKPCLCMLCGKQFASNQSLEFHLRIHSKEKPYKCKFCNKSFRYISSLKNHERLHTGEKPYRCTECGSQFRTATLLYIHKKTKHTKDNPNVCSFCHTVWATKSHLNCHMRIHTKPCMCVICGRGFATKTSLKEHKLSHDEFVSMDETKDKLHICNICNKRFIRKSVLNQHMICHTKRYVCNICNQGFTRKDYLDMHMLCHTKGKPKDNQKTHKLMTEEQVAETIEQLIKQVQNEEQEDITETGKHTSHTGQENPTDTQLENIEIVKHGICATTESQDQEREKPYKCKFCNKSIGYLYFLKDHERLHTGEKPYRCTECGQQFRTANLLYIHKKTKHTKDNPNVCSFCHTVWATKGHLNCHMRIHTKPCKCVICGKGFATKSSLKEHKLKHDEFVSMDETKDMLHVCNICNKRFIYKSILKRHVICHTKLKPYVCNICNQGFASKRYMNRHISTCHTKSKPKDNQKTHKLREVMIEEQVAETIEQLIKQAENEEQEDITEAGKCTSHTGGTQHK, encoded by the exons ATGACTGTTGaaaatgtg TCCCTGAGGTCTGAAGCAGGTACTCCATGTAGAGAGCATTTGGAAGATGCAGAGAACTCTGCAAACCAAGCGCATAGTTCCACAGAAGAGGACATGAACCAGGGAACACAGATCACTCTTGGGCATGAAAAGATATCCATAAACTCTACGCTCCTTTCTGGTGAAGGGCATCATAGTCCAACAGATTCACTGTTAACAACTAGCATCACTGACAAAGAGAAGCCGACAGTATCTGTGGTAAGAGGATATGATATTGACTGCAGTCAGAATAGAagagattcaaaagttgcaagtGGACAGTCTCAATATATATGTGTTCATTGCAAGCAATCTTTTTCAGATTCCGATAGTTTAATCCATCACAATACCAAGATGCACACACAAGTTAAACTTGGTAGTAGCACCACATCTACTATAAGTAAGAAAATAGTGTACAGAGGTAGATATAAATGTGATGAATGTGGCGAACATTATTGCCAAACGTATAATGAACTCATGATTCATAAGAGGAAACACGGTTACAATATGCCTTTTAAGTGTCAACTCTGCAAGAATGGGTTTAAGAATGAGAGTTCACTAAAGAGTCATGATTGCTTGCCAAGGATCCATGGTAATGAAGGTACCAGCAAAGACCCACCCTTGTATGTTTGTTCACATTGTGGGAATAGTTATATTGATCAGAGCAGCTTGATGAAGCACAAACGTCGGATACACGGAATAACACCACCTTGTAAGTGTCAACTCTGCGGGAAGGAGTTTAAGAATGAGAGTTTGCTAAATAGTCATAATTGCTTGCCAAATATCCATAGTAATGAAGGTAACAGCACAGACCCACCCTTGTATGTTTGTTCACATTGTAGGAATAGTTATATTTGTCAGAGCAGCTTAGTGAAGCACAAACGTCAGATACACGGAATAACACCACCTTGTAAGTGTCAACTCTGCGGGAAGGAGTTTAAGAATGAGAGTTTGCTAAATGGTCATAATTGCTTGCCAAGGATCCATGGTAATGAAGGTAACAGCACAGACCCATCCTTGTATGTTAATTGTTCACATTGTGGGAATAGTTATATTTGTCAGAGCAGCTTAGTGAAGCACAAACGTCGGATACACGGAATAACAACACCTTGTAAGTGTCAACTCTGCGGGAAGGAGTTTAAGAATGAGAGTTTGCTAAATAGTCATAATTGCTTGCCAAGGATCCATGGTAATGAAGGTAACAGCACAGACCCATCCTTGTATGTTAATTGTTCACATTGTGGGAATAGTTATATTTGTCAGAGCAGCTTAGTGAAGCACAAACGTCAGATACACGGAATAACACCACCTTGTAAGTGTCAACTCTATGGGAAGGAGTTTAAGAATGAGAGTTTGCTAAATGGTCATAATTGCTTGCCAAGGATCCATGGTAATGAAGGTAACAGCACAGACCCATCCTTGTATGTTAATTGTTCACATTGTGGGAATAGTTATATTTGTCAGAGCAGCTTAGTGAAGCACAAACGTCAGACACACGGAATAACACCACCTTGTAAGTGTCAACTCTGCGGGAAGGAGTTTAAGAATGAGAGTTTGCTAAATAGTCATAATTGCTTGCCAAATATCCATAGTAATGAAGGTAACAGCACAGACCCATCCTTGTATGTTAATTGTTCACATTGTAGGAATAGTTATATTTGTCAGAGCAGCTTAGTGAAGCACAAACGTCAGACACACGGAATAACAACACCTTGTAAGTGTCAACTCTGTGGGAAGGAGTTTAAGCATAAGAGTTCACTAAGGAGACATAATTGCAACAAAGACCTATCTGCTAAATTGTATGCATGTTCACATTGTGGGAAGCAGTATAAGTGTAAGAAGTGGCTAGAGAGTCATAATTGCAGCAAATTGCATGTTTGTTCACATTGTGGGAATAGTTATAAAAAACAATCTACTCTATCAATACACGAACATCGGAAGCACACAACAATGCTACAGGAACGTTTTCCTTGTACGCAATGTGACAAATTCTATGAGTGGAAAAGTGTACTTAGAACCCACATGGTGGCAGCTCATTCTGTGAATGGACAGCTACGACCATATTTGTGTTCTGTGTGTGGGAAACAATTCAAACACTTAACCGGTTTCAAACAACATGAAATCAGTGCTCATTCTGTTATCAAGCCATACCAGTGTCCAACATGTCTGAAATATTTTGGCAGTAAAGTGATATTGCGCCGTCATATCGCAGGTAAACATAGAGGCGAAAAGCCATGTCTCTGCATGCTTTGTGGGAAGCAGTTTGCTAGCAATCAATCATTGGAGTTTCACTTGCGGATCCactccaaagagaaaccgtacaaATGTAAATTCTGCAATAAATCATTTAGGTACATAAGTTCCTTGAAGAACCATGAGAGACTCCATACAGGGGAGAAGCCATACAGATGCACAGAATGCGGGTCTCAGTTTCGTACCGCAACTTTACTGTATATTCATAAGAAGACGAAGCACACCAAAGACAATCCCAATGTTTGTAGTTTCTGCCATACAGTATGGGCAACTAAGAGTCATTTGAATTGTCATATGCGTATTCATACCAAGCCATGTATGTGTGTCATCTGTGGGAGAGGTTTTGCTACAAAAACCAGCTTAAAAGAGCATAAATTGTCGCATGATGAATTTGTCAGCATGGATGAAACCAAAGACAAGCTACATATTTGCAACATATGCAATAAACGATTCATACGTAAGAGTGTCTTGAACCAACATATGATTTGTCACACCAAGCGATATGTTTGTAACATTTGCAATCAAGGATTCACACGTAAGGATTACTTGGACATGCATATGCTTTGTCACACCAAAGGCAAGCCCAAAGACAATCAGAAGACACATAAATTAATGACAGAGGAACAAGTTGCTGAAACAATAGAGCAATTAATTAAGCAGGTGCAAAATGAGGAACAGGAAGATATTACTGAGACGGGGAAACACACAAGTCATACAGGCCAGGAGAACCCTACAGACACACAGCTAGAGAACATTGAGATAGTCAAACATGGAATATGTGCAACTACAGAATCACAAGATcaggaaagagagaaaccctaCAAATGTAAATTCTGCAATAAATCAATTGGGTACCTATATTTCTTGAAGGACCATGAGAGACTCCATACAGGGGAGAAGCCATACAGATGCACAGAATGCGGTCAACAGTTTCGTACCGCAAATTTACTGTATATTCATAAGAAGACAAAGCACACCAAAGACAATCCCAATGTTTGTAGTTTCTGCCATACAGTATGGGCAACTAAGGGTCATTTGAATTGTCATATGCGTATTCATACCAAACCGTGTAAATGTGTCATCTGTGGGAAAGGTTTTGCTACAAAATCCAGCTTAAAAGAGCATAAATTAAAACATGATGAATTTGTCAGCATGGATGAAACCAAAGACATGCTACATGTTTGCAACATATGCAATAAACGATTCATATATAAGAGTATCTTGAAGCGACATGTGATTTGTCACACCAAACTCAAGCCATATGTTTGTAACATTTGCAATCAAGGATTTGCAAGTAAGCGTTACATGAACAGGCATATATCTACTTGTCACACCAAAAGCAAGCCCAAAGACAATCAGAAGACACATAAATTAAGGGAAGTCATGATAGAGGAACAAGTTGCAGAAACAATAGAGCAATTAATTAAGCAGGCGGAAAATGAGGAACAGGAAGATATTACTGAGGCAGGGAAATGCACAAGTCAtaccgggggcactcaacacaaatga